From one Solanum stenotomum isolate F172 chromosome 12, ASM1918654v1, whole genome shotgun sequence genomic stretch:
- the LOC125846427 gene encoding light-induced protein, chloroplastic: protein MASISSLNQIPCKTLQITSQYSKPTSKISTLPISSTNFLSKTEQHRSISVKEFTNPKPKFTAQATNYDKEDEWGPEVEQIRPGGVAVVEEEPPKEPSEIELLKKKLADSLYGTNRGLSASSETRAEIVELITQLESKNPNPAPTEALTLLNGKWILAYTSFSGLFPLLSRGNVPLVRVEEISQTIDSESFTVQNSVVFAGPLATTSISTNAKFEVRSPKRVQIKFEEGIIGTPQLTDSIVLPENVEFLGQKIDLSPFKGLITSVQDTASSVVKSISSQPPIKFPITNNNAQSWLLTTYLDDELRISRGDAGSVFVLIKEGSPLLKP from the exons ATGGCTTCCATCTCTTCTCTCAATCAAATTCCTTGCAAAACTCTCCAAATTACATCCCAATATTCAAAACCCACatccaaaatctcaactttACCTATCTCCTCCACGAATTTCCTATCAAAAACGGAACAACACAGATCAATTTCAGTCAAAGAATTCACAAACCCAAAACCAAAATTCACAGCTCAAGCCACAAATTACGACAAGGAAGATGAGTGGGGGCCGGAAGTGGAGCAAATAAGGCCGGGTGGAGTAGCGGTTGTGGAAGAAGAACCACCTAAGGAGCCAAGTGAAATTGAGTTGCTGAAGAAGAAATTGGCGGATTCTTTATATGGAACCAATAGGGGTTTGAGTGCTAGCAGTGAGACTAGGGCGGAAATCGTTGAACTCATCACTCAGCTTGAGTCGAAGAACCCTAATCCAGCACCTACTGAAGCCTTGACTCTTCTCAACGGCAAATGGATTCTTGC GTACACATCTTTCTCTGGTTTGTTTCCTTTGTTGTCAAGGGGTAATGTGCCTCTGGTTCGAGTTGAGGAGATTTCCCAGACCATCGATTCTGAGAGTTTCACTGTCCAAAACTCTGTTGTCTTTGCTGGACCTTTAGCTACAACTTCCATTAGTACCAATGCCAAATTCGAAGTCAGAAGTCCCAAACGTGTCCAG ATTAAATTTGAAGAAGGCATAATTGGAACACCCCAGTTGACAGATTCCATCGTATTGCCTGAGAACGTCGAATTCTTGGGACAAAAGATTGATCTAAGCCCCTTCAAAGGCTTGATTACTTCAGTCCAAGACACAGCTTCCTCAGTGGTCAAGTCCATTTCAAGTCAACCGCCAATTAAGTTTCCTATTACCAACAACAATGCACAATCATGGCTGCTGACAACATACTTGGATGATGAGCTTAGGATCTCCAGAGGAGATGCTGGCAGTGTTTTTGTGTTGATCAAGGAAGGCAGTCCCCTCTTGAAGCCTTAA
- the LOC125846422 gene encoding pyrophosphate--fructose 6-phosphate 1-phosphotransferase subunit beta, with protein MAAATLSLLNNGELASSVKSPGTGRYAAVYSEVQNSRLDHPLPLPSVLGSPFKVVDGPPSSAAGHPEEIAKLFPSLYGQPSVSLVPDDSGDVAMNQNLKIGVVLSGGQAPGGHNVISGIFDYLQTHCKGSTMYGFRGGPAGVMKGKYVVLTPEFIYPYRNQGGFDMICSGRDKIETPEQFKQAEETTKKLDLDGLVVIGGDDSNTNACLLAENFRSKNLKTRVIGCPKTIDGDLKSKEVPTSFGFDTACKIYAEMIGNVMIDARSTGKYYHFVRLMGRAASHITLECALQTHPNVTLIGEEVFAKKLTLKNVTDYIADVVCKRAESGYNYGVILIPEGLIDFIPEVQQLIAELNEILAHDVVDEAGVWKKKLTPQCLELFELLPLAIQEQLLLERDPHGNVQVAKIETEKMLIQMVETELDQRKQKGAYNAQFKGQSHFFGYEGRCGLPSNFDSTYCYALGYGAGSLLQSGKTGLISSVGNLAAPVEEWTVGGTALTALMDVERRHGKFKPVIKKAMVELEGAPFKKFASKREEWALNNRYINPGPIQFVGPVANKVNHTLLLELGVDA; from the exons ATGGCCGCCGCCACTCTTTCTTTGCTTAACAACGGAGAGTTAGCTTCTTCCGTCAAGTCTCCGGGCACCGGACGATATGCTGCCGTTTACAGTGAAGTTCAAAACAGCCGTTTAGATCaccctcttcctcttccttctGTTCTCGGAAGCCCTTTCAAAGTCGTTGATGGCCCTCCTTCATCTGCCGCTGGTCACCCAG AGGAGATTGCAAAGCTTTTTCCTTCCTTATACGGACAACCATCCGTTTCATTGGTGCCTGATGATTCTGGGGATGTTGCGATGAATCAAAACTTGAAAATTGGAGTGGTGTTATCTGGAGGCCAAGCCCCTGGAGGGCATAATGTTATTTCCGGAATTTTTG ATTACTTGCAGACTCATTGCAAGGGAAGCACAATGTATGGGTTCAGGGGTGGACCAGCTGGGGTCATGAAGGGAAAGTATGTGGTGTTGACCCCGGAGTTCATTTACCCATACAGAAATCAG GGTGGATTTGATATGATCTGCAGTGGTAGGGACAAGATTGAGACTCCAGAGCAG tttaagCAAGCTGAAGAAACAACCAAGAAGCTCGATTTAGATGGTCTTGTCGTAATTGGTGGAGATGACTCCAATACAAATGCTTGTCTTCTTGCTGAGAACTTCAG AAGTAAAAATTTGAAAACTCGGGTTATAGGATGCCCGAAAACCATAGATGGTGACTTAAAATCGAAAGAGGTTCCCACAAGTTTTGGCTTTGATACGGCATGCAAG ATATATGCAGAAATGATTGGGAATGTCATGATAGATGCTCGATCAACAGGAAAATACTATCATT TTGTGAGGCTCATGGGGCGTGCTGCTTCACACATTACTCTAGAGTGTGCTCTGCAAACTCATCCAAACGTTACTTTGATTGGAGAAGAG GTATTTGCAAAGAAACTGACTCTTAAGAATGTTACGGATTACATTGCTGATGTGGTCTGCAAGCGCGCAGAGTCAGGTTACAATTATGGAGTTATTCTCATTCCTGAAGGACTTATAGATTTCATTCCTGAG GTTCAGCAACTCATTGCGGAACTAAATGAAATATTGGCACATGACGTTGTGGATGAAGCTGGTGTTTGGAAAAAGAAACTTACTCCTCAGTGCCTTGAGCTCTTTGAGTTGTTGCCCCTAGCAATTCAGGAACAACTGCTTCTTGAGAGAGATCCACACGGCAATGTCCAG GTTGCCAAAATCGAAACTGAGAAAATGCTTATTCAAATGGTTGAAACTGAGTTGGATCAGAGGAAGCAGAAGGGTGCATATAATGCTCAATTTAAAGGACAGTCCCACTTTTTTGG TTATGAAGGAAGGTGTGGCTTGCCATCCAATTTTGATTCTACATACTGTTATGCATTGGGGTATGGTGCAGGATCACTGCTTCAAAGTGGGAAGACAGGGTTGATATCATCG GTTGGTAATTTGGCTGCTCCTGTTGAAGAATGGACCGTAGGTGGAACAGCACTCACTGCGTTGATGGACGTAGAGAGGAGACATG GCAAGTTCAAGCCAGTGATCAAGAAGGCTATGGTTGAGCTTGAAG GTGCTCCATTCAAGAAATTTGCTTCAAAGAGGGAGGAATGGGCTCTTAACAACCGATACATTAACCCAG GTCCCATTCAATTTGTTGGTCCAGTGGCAAATAAAGTAAACCACACTTTACTTCTGGAGTTGGGAGTAGATGCTTAG
- the LOC125846433 gene encoding uncharacterized protein LOC125846433 — translation MAELLRERMDGNDRVVRRRKSLTERLGFTGSIACCGTTLCLRPASLSVMDDEEGESLQPPPEEAEVGRETPPEIESVNILCLADHIPTGSGMNLAAALLAERNLRSAQDSDGSGPNTSPLRSNEDGPGTGGGSPYRVSLMRLLEETNGWDEKEELGVGNDTVCCVCMGRKKGAAFIPCGHTYCRVCSRELWLNRGCCPLCNRSILEILDIY, via the coding sequence ATGGCGGAATTGCTTAGAGAGAGAATGGACGGTAATGATCGCGTTGTGAGACGACGAAAGAGTTTAACTGAACGGTTAGGATTCACCGGATCCATTGCATGTTGTGGGACCACTTTATGTCTCCGACCAGCTTCGTTAAGTGTAATGGACGATGAAGAGGGGGAGTCGCTACAACCACCGCCGGAGGAGGCGGAAGTAGGCCGTGAAACACCGCCGGAAATAGAGTCAGTTAATATTTTATGCTTGGCTGATCATATTCCTACGGGTTCCGGGATGAACTTAGCGGCGGCGTTACTGGCGGAGCGTAATTTAAGATCGGCCCAAGATTCTGATGGATCAGGCCCAAATACAAGCCCGTTGAGATCCAACGAAGATGGGCCGGGTACTGGAGGAGGATCGCCGTATAGGGTGTCGTTGATGAGATTGTTAGAGGAAACGAACGGCTGGGATGAGAAGGAAGAATTAGGGGTGGGTAATGATACGGTGTGCTGCGTGTGCATGGGAAGGAAAAAAGGAGCAGCATTCATACCATGTGGACACACATATTGTAGGGTGTGTTCAAGAGAGCTTTGGTTAAACCGAGGTTGTTGTCCCCTTTGTAATAGATCCATTCTTGAAATTCTCGACATTTACTAA
- the LOC125846428 gene encoding 1-aminocyclopropane-1-carboxylate oxidase-like, translating into MESNFPVVDMGLLQTEKRPEAMDKIKDACENWGFFELVNHGISHELLDTVENFTKGHYKKCMEQRFKEMVASKGLEAVQTEIEDVDWESTFFLKHLPVSNVYEVPDLDDEYRKVMKDFSLKLEKLAENLLDLLCENLGLEEGYLKKAFYGSKGSTFGTKVSNYPPCPKPDLIKGLRAHTDAGGIILLFQDDKVSGLQLLKDGSWIDVPPMKHSIVINLGDQLEVITNGRYKSIEHRVIAQQDGTRMSIASFYNPGSDAVIFPAPQLIEKTEEENKLKYPKFVFEDYMKLYAGLKFQAKEPRFEAMKAVETTVNLGPIETV; encoded by the exons atgGAGAGTAATTTCCCAGTTGTGGATATGGGGTTGCTTCAAACTGAGAAAAGGCCTGAAGCAATGGACAAAATCAAAGATGCATGTGAAAACTGGGGTTTCTTTGAG CTTGTGAATCATGGGATTTCCCATGAATTGCTGGACACAGTAGAGAACTTTACTAAGGGGCATTACAAGAAGTGCATGGAACAAAGGTTTAAAGAAATGGTGGCAAGTAAAGGACTTGAAGCTGTCCAAACTGAAATTGAGGATGTTGATTGGGAGAGCACTTTCTTCTTGAAACATCTTCCTGTTTCCAATGTGTATGAAGTTCCAGACCTGGATGATGAATACAg GAAAGTTATGAAAGATTTTTCACTGAAGCTAGAGAAACTAGCTGAAAATCTTTTGGATTTGCTGTGTGAGAATCTTGGACTAGAGGAAGGTTATTTGAAAAAAGCATTTTATGGCTCAAAGGGTTCAACTTTTGGCACCAAAGTTAGCAACTATCCTCCTTGTCCCAAGCCGGACTTGATCAAAGGCCTTCGCGCTCACACTGATGCTGGTGGCATCATCCTGCTTTTCCAAGATGACAAAGTCAGTGGTCTCCAATTGCTAAAAGATGGCAGTTGGATTGATGTACCTCCTATGAAACACTCTATTGTCATCAACCTCGGTGATCAGCTTGAg GTGATTACTAATGGAAGATACAAGAGTATTGAGCACAGAGTGATTGCTCAACAAGATGGCACTAGGATGTCAATAGCTTCCTTTTATAATCCAGGAAGTGATGCTGTCATATTTCCAGCACCACAGCTGATTGAGAAGACAGAAGAAGAGAACAAATTGAAGTATCCAAAATTTGTGTTTGAAGATTATATGAAGTTGTATGCAGGTCTCAAATTTCAGGCTAAGGAGCCTAGGTTTGAAGCAATGAAGGCTGTGGAGACTACTGTCAACTTAGGTCCAATAGAAACTGTTTGA